One Pirellulales bacterium genomic window carries:
- a CDS encoding Ig-like domain-containing protein, which produces MAISRRLGRTYFVPSRRNRSRPRVRQGQRRRKAWHRPWFEYLESRALLTTVAVQFQYFNSGGTQQVSSLTAGQDYLLKAFVQDVRSSPAGVEEGWLDLSFNSSLISVNGAITHGADFNGGNASGTAAAGSLTDVGGDSTTDVPPAQPAASDLLFVVPIHASGSGGLTLTPTLSSVQTKQFTMFGLGSAGVAVPLSDISFAGGSITVNPAGPQVTAVSSTKASGTYSVGASIPITVTFTTPVTVTGTPQLTLNDTAVVNYSSGSGTSTLTFNYTVAAGQNASDLDYNSTSALSLNGGSIKDASTNNAILTLPATGSDGLAQDNLVIDTAGPTVSSVATTAAAGSYGVAAIIPITVKFNEPVTVTGTPQLTLNDGAVVNYSSGSGGSTLTFNYTVAAGQNTTDLDYASISALSLNGGTIKDSAANSAILSLPATGTDGLALDGILVDTTNPSISSVSTTALAGTYGVGASIPVTVTFSEPVLVTGTPQLALNAGGGAVASYTSGSGGSTLTFTYLVAAGQSTADLDYTSTSALSLNSGSIKDAVANNAVLTLPATNTDGLAQTHLVINTTSPAITSVSTTAVAGKYGVGASIPVTITFSEPVNVTGTPQLTLNDAAVVNYSSGSGGSTLTFNYTVAAGQNTSDLDYNSTSALSLNGGTIKDASSNNATLTLPATGTDGLAQVGIVIDTSSPTVSSVSTTTLAASTHPAGDSIPITVTFNEPVTVTGVPQLTLNAGSGAVASYTSGSGGSTLTFTYLVAAGQSTADLDYLSTSALGLNGGSITDTATNNAVLTLPATGTDGLATKNIVIAATVGPIVTQVSTSAPAGLYGATRVIPITVAFSTAVSVTGTPQLTLNDGAVVNYASGSGTNTLTFNYTVATGENTAHLDYASATALALNGGTIQDSSANPATLTLPGLGTTADGLFAANIAVNTMSSSTIYRSSHTPHIVGTVNEQGASQVSVEISGITDTNVDFTLNADVQGNNWSIDVPVGNSLADGYYMLTATSSPSQISTTALLVIDTLAPVVTVVTPQITNHSTPTITGTVSDPGTTSSGFRAPGQIVSDGNGLVTVSIVDSTNVTVQTLTAVLSPTSNGPNYSAIPTAALADGTYTVQVVALDDAGNSSNQAIGTLIVDIVAPTVTVDGLVNPGDKISLGGSNRTLTGTVNDAAPSSGISAVTVTVGTQTFNATVTGNTWSATLPPSLADGAYSVQATAVDNATNSGSTQVFTGGLNIDTTPPTITSVDTTATSNSAFNAGKLVTISVTFSEVVNVTGTPQLTLNDGAVVNYASGSGTSTLTFTYTVAAGQNTADLDYASITALALNGGAIQDAAGNSANLALSAPDTGVDQLGPKNVDIDTVNPTATVDSPVVTNDNTPTLTGTVSDPTPSSGNLSVSVVVGGQTPTANVSGGTWSVNVPTSLPDGTYTVTATASDAAGNNSSQSTGSLTVDTVAPTVSVDLLNSGISTPALTGTINDPSPSSGIKSAMTVIITGVSDTSFVPLNISGVATATSWTASLPSGVTLPDGVYTITATVTDNANNAGTSTNGNSALTVDTKVPEVTVDSPVVTNDTTPTLSGTVIEPVSGVTIPNVIVTITGAGTANAGFTQQLTANISGTAWSVVVPTSLADGFYHVTASATDSANKTGTSDVGLLTIDSVDPAIAITNSPLLTNSSTPIIVGTFSDAAPSSSIHDVAVAIFDSLGNFLESVTASVNNGTVAFGDDAHSISGVWSATATTLADGTYTVVATVTDNAGNTDSFTGQSILTVDTTAPTITSVATTAVANSAFNAGKQVIITVTFSENVTVAGAPQLTLNDGAVANYTSGSGTSTLTFSYTVAAGQNTSDLDYSSTTALSPNGGAVQDAAHNNANLALATPGTGTDLLGPKDIDIDTVNPTVTIDSTPILSNTNTPIITGTVNDASPSSGIANVTLFVFNHGSSTPLQTIAAVVSGTTWSATLTALGDGTYDLQATIADNAENTGSTAVIANGLTVDTNLPTVTAVATTAATNSAFNAGKQVTITVTFSENVNVTGTPQLTLNDGAIVNYASGTGTSTLTFVYTVTAGQNTSDLDYNSTAALSLNGGTIQDSAHNDATLTLSTPGTGIDSLGPKDVQIDTVNPAVTISGTPIVTNLSTATITGTVTDASPSSGISGVTVTVNNQTVSAHVVGSTWTAFVPKPADGTYDVTATATDDAGNSGTATVTGGLIIDTVNPTVTVTGVPIITNDNTPTIMGTVTDASPSSGIASVTVVVGGQTLQATITGSTWSATLTTIVDGTYDIVATAVDNAGNSGQTTATAGLTVDTVNPTVTITGTPIVTNDGTPTISGTVNDASPSSGIAGVTVVVGGQTLQATITGNTWSVTAAALTNGTFDITATATDKAGNNGQAVAAAALTVDTANPTVTITGTPIVTNDNTPMITGTVTDASPSSGITDVTVLVAGQTLHATITGTTWSVTPATVADGKYDITATATDAAGNSGQTTATGGLTVDTQAPVVTVNPLTTGDSTPTLTGTISDPAPSSGIQNSVTVVITGAAGSGFSPLTITGTATATSWTATVPPGSSLPVGTYFVVATVTDNAGNPGSSSSSETPNLTITVANSSLAGFVYLDAANDGQRILSSGAPRVGIGDITLTLQMQQTDGTFQTVGTTLSGADGSYGFSNLAEGTYQILETPPTQFIDGVETAGSLGGTPGTDKITGINVQADQNGTEYNFSERGVIISDVSKRLFLASTPITSALVNQFFTSPAISLNGSAGTNFSTSFTAGGSAVPIANTTAATITHSDGAGLDLLTVTITNPQDGANEALSADPTVLGSNPDITASYNSATNTLTLSGAASAADYQAVLRTVKYNDTSATPSPVERNITFVVSDPLNSSNVATTSLTIQPASSTAVSSDLALPSLALQSQVTPSSTGGSGSTSSEQSGALVDSALETEDNWLAS; this is translated from the coding sequence ATGGCTATTTCGCGCCGCTTGGGCAGAACGTATTTTGTGCCTTCCAGGAGGAACCGCAGCCGCCCACGAGTTCGGCAGGGCCAGCGCCGGCGAAAGGCCTGGCATCGACCGTGGTTTGAGTATTTGGAATCGCGCGCGTTACTGACCACGGTTGCCGTTCAGTTTCAGTATTTCAATAGCGGCGGCACACAGCAAGTTTCCTCGCTGACGGCGGGGCAGGATTACTTGCTCAAAGCTTTTGTCCAAGATGTCCGCAGCAGTCCGGCCGGCGTGGAAGAGGGTTGGCTCGATCTGAGCTTCAATTCCAGTTTGATTTCGGTGAACGGGGCGATTACGCATGGGGCTGATTTTAACGGTGGGAATGCTTCGGGAACCGCGGCTGCCGGCTCGCTGACCGATGTGGGCGGCGACAGCACCACGGACGTTCCGCCAGCGCAGCCGGCCGCCAGCGATTTGTTGTTTGTCGTGCCCATTCATGCCAGCGGTTCCGGAGGGCTAACGCTAACGCCCACGTTGTCTTCTGTTCAGACCAAGCAATTTACGATGTTTGGCCTGGGCTCCGCCGGAGTAGCGGTGCCCTTAAGCGATATTAGCTTTGCCGGCGGAAGCATTACCGTGAATCCTGCCGGACCGCAAGTGACGGCGGTTTCCTCCACCAAAGCCAGCGGAACGTATAGCGTGGGAGCGTCGATTCCCATCACCGTGACGTTCACAACCCCGGTCACCGTGACCGGCACGCCGCAATTAACGCTGAATGACACAGCGGTAGTGAATTACAGCAGCGGCAGCGGCACTAGCACGTTAACGTTTAACTACACGGTCGCGGCAGGCCAGAACGCTTCCGATTTGGATTACAACTCCACTTCGGCCTTGAGCCTGAACGGCGGCAGCATCAAGGATGCGTCGACGAATAACGCCATTCTCACGTTGCCGGCGACCGGCTCGGACGGTTTGGCGCAAGATAACCTGGTAATCGATACCGCCGGCCCCACGGTTTCCAGCGTGGCCACCACTGCCGCGGCGGGAAGCTATGGCGTGGCGGCAATTATTCCCATCACGGTGAAGTTTAACGAGCCGGTCACCGTTACCGGCACGCCGCAATTAACGTTGAACGATGGCGCAGTGGTCAATTATTCCAGCGGCAGCGGTGGCAGCACGTTGACGTTTAACTACACCGTCGCCGCGGGTCAGAACACGACCGACTTGGATTACGCTTCGATCTCCGCCTTGAGCCTCAACGGAGGCACGATCAAAGACTCCGCGGCGAATAGCGCTATCCTCTCACTTCCGGCGACCGGGACGGATGGTTTAGCTCTGGACGGCATTCTTGTTGACACGACCAACCCTTCGATTTCCAGCGTATCAACAACTGCCCTTGCCGGAACCTACGGCGTTGGCGCGAGTATTCCCGTGACGGTAACGTTCAGCGAACCGGTCTTGGTGACTGGCACGCCGCAATTGGCGCTGAATGCCGGCGGCGGCGCGGTGGCCAGTTACACCAGCGGCAGCGGCGGCAGCACATTGACGTTTACTTACCTTGTGGCCGCCGGCCAAAGCACTGCGGATTTGGATTACACTTCCACATCGGCCTTAAGCCTCAACAGCGGCTCCATCAAAGATGCCGTGGCAAACAATGCCGTGCTCACGCTTCCTGCAACCAATACCGACGGCCTGGCGCAAACTCACCTGGTTATCAATACGACCAGCCCGGCAATTACCAGCGTATCGACAACGGCTGTGGCTGGGAAGTATGGCGTGGGCGCAAGCATTCCCGTCACCATTACTTTCTCTGAACCGGTGAATGTGACCGGCACGCCGCAGTTGACGCTGAATGACGCAGCAGTGGTGAATTACAGCAGCGGCAGCGGCGGCAGCACGTTAACCTTTAACTACACGGTAGCAGCCGGCCAGAACACTTCCGATTTGGATTACAACTCCACCTCGGCGTTAAGCTTGAACGGCGGCACGATCAAAGATGCCTCGTCGAATAATGCCACACTCACGCTTCCGGCGACCGGCACGGATGGTTTAGCGCAGGTCGGTATCGTGATCGACACGAGTAGCCCGACCGTTTCCAGCGTCTCGACGACCACCTTAGCTGCTTCAACGCATCCAGCGGGCGATTCGATTCCAATTACCGTGACATTTAACGAGCCAGTGACCGTCACCGGTGTTCCGCAATTAACATTGAATGCCGGCAGTGGAGCAGTTGCCAGTTACACCAGCGGCAGCGGCGGCAGCACATTGACGTTTACTTACCTTGTAGCCGCCGGCCAGAGCACTGCCGATTTGGATTACCTTTCGACTTCCGCTTTGGGCCTCAACGGCGGCAGCATTACCGATACGGCGACGAACAACGCCGTGCTCACGCTTCCGGCCACCGGCACGGACGGCTTGGCGACAAAAAATATCGTGATTGCGGCCACCGTGGGTCCAATTGTCACTCAAGTTTCAACGTCGGCGCCGGCCGGTCTGTATGGCGCAACTCGGGTCATTCCCATTACCGTGGCGTTTAGCACGGCGGTCAGCGTTACTGGCACGCCGCAGTTGACGCTCAACGACGGGGCGGTGGTGAATTACGCCAGCGGCAGCGGCACCAATACGCTAACCTTCAATTACACCGTGGCCACGGGAGAGAACACCGCGCATTTGGATTATGCCTCCGCCACGGCGCTGGCGCTTAATGGCGGCACGATTCAAGATTCGTCGGCTAATCCGGCCACGTTAACACTGCCCGGGCTAGGAACGACTGCTGATGGATTATTTGCCGCCAACATTGCGGTGAATACTATGTCGTCGTCCACGATTTATCGTTCTTCTCACACCCCGCATATTGTCGGCACGGTGAACGAACAAGGCGCCAGCCAAGTGTCGGTGGAAATTTCCGGAATCACCGACACCAATGTCGATTTCACGCTAAATGCCGACGTGCAGGGGAATAATTGGTCGATCGACGTGCCCGTGGGAAACTCGTTGGCCGACGGCTATTACATGCTGACGGCCACTTCGTCTCCATCGCAAATTTCCACGACCGCTTTATTGGTCATCGACACCCTAGCGCCGGTGGTTACGGTCGTCACGCCGCAAATTACAAATCATTCCACGCCCACCATCACCGGCACGGTGAGCGATCCGGGAACAACCAGCAGCGGCTTTCGAGCGCCCGGACAAATCGTCTCCGATGGAAATGGACTGGTAACGGTCAGCATTGTCGACTCCACCAATGTGACGGTCCAAACATTAACCGCCGTGCTGTCGCCAACTTCCAACGGTCCGAATTATTCGGCCATCCCCACTGCGGCATTGGCCGATGGCACTTACACGGTGCAGGTTGTGGCGCTGGACGATGCAGGAAATTCGAGCAACCAGGCCATCGGCACTCTGATTGTCGACATCGTTGCTCCGACGGTCACGGTGGACGGACTGGTAAACCCGGGCGATAAAATTTCGTTGGGCGGCAGCAATCGCACCCTCACCGGCACCGTGAACGATGCTGCTCCCTCCAGCGGAATTAGCGCTGTGACCGTGACGGTCGGCACGCAAACCTTTAACGCTACTGTGACGGGGAACACGTGGAGCGCCACTTTGCCGCCATCGCTGGCCGATGGTGCCTACAGTGTGCAGGCAACCGCTGTCGACAACGCCACCAACAGCGGTTCGACGCAGGTCTTCACTGGCGGCCTGAACATCGATACCACCCCGCCCACAATAACATCCGTCGATACCACCGCCACGTCCAACTCGGCGTTCAATGCCGGCAAGTTAGTTACCATCAGCGTGACGTTTAGCGAAGTGGTAAATGTGACCGGCACGCCCCAATTAACGCTCAATGACGGCGCGGTGGTGAATTACGCCAGCGGCAGCGGCACCAGCACGTTAACTTTCACGTACACTGTGGCAGCGGGCCAAAACACGGCCGATTTGGATTACGCTTCCATCACGGCGCTGGCGCTCAATGGGGGCGCCATTCAAGACGCTGCCGGCAACAGCGCGAACTTGGCACTTTCGGCCCCCGATACCGGCGTCGATCAATTGGGTCCAAAGAATGTGGACATCGATACTGTCAACCCCACGGCAACGGTCGATTCGCCGGTCGTCACCAACGACAACACGCCGACACTCACCGGCACGGTCAGCGATCCGACGCCTTCCAGTGGCAATTTGAGTGTCAGCGTGGTGGTGGGAGGCCAAACACCTACGGCCAATGTATCCGGCGGCACGTGGTCGGTGAATGTGCCCACGAGCCTGCCGGACGGCACGTATACCGTAACTGCCACAGCCTCCGACGCTGCCGGAAACAACAGTTCGCAAAGCACCGGTTCGCTGACGGTCGATACGGTCGCTCCGACAGTAAGCGTCGATCTGCTCAACAGCGGCATTTCAACGCCAGCTCTGACGGGCACCATCAACGATCCGTCTCCCTCAAGCGGCATCAAGAGTGCGATGACGGTGATCATTACCGGCGTGTCAGATACCAGCTTCGTGCCGCTGAATATTTCCGGAGTAGCCACGGCCACATCATGGACCGCGTCACTTCCTTCCGGCGTCACCTTGCCCGATGGCGTTTACACCATCACGGCCACCGTTACTGACAACGCGAACAATGCAGGCACATCGACCAACGGAAATTCCGCATTGACGGTAGACACCAAAGTGCCGGAGGTGACTGTCGATTCGCCGGTGGTCACCAACGACACGACGCCCACCCTCAGCGGTACGGTAATCGAGCCGGTTAGCGGCGTGACCATTCCCAACGTCATAGTAACCATCACAGGCGCGGGAACGGCGAATGCCGGATTTACCCAGCAACTTACGGCCAACATTTCTGGCACTGCGTGGAGTGTGGTGGTGCCGACCTCACTAGCCGATGGGTTTTACCATGTAACGGCCTCGGCGACCGATAGCGCCAATAAAACGGGCACAAGCGATGTTGGTTTATTAACCATCGATAGCGTGGATCCTGCAATCGCAATTACTAATTCGCCGCTATTGACCAACAGCAGCACTCCCATCATCGTGGGAACTTTCTCCGACGCGGCTCCCAGCAGCAGTATTCATGATGTGGCGGTAGCCATCTTCGATTCGCTTGGAAATTTTTTGGAATCGGTTACTGCCTCGGTTAACAATGGCACGGTTGCTTTCGGGGACGATGCGCACAGCATTAGCGGAGTCTGGTCGGCCACCGCCACCACGCTGGCCGACGGTACTTATACAGTTGTTGCTACCGTCACGGATAACGCCGGCAACACCGATTCCTTTACCGGCCAAAGCATTTTAACGGTCGATACCACCGCGCCGACCATTACGTCGGTCGCCACCACTGCCGTGGCCAATTCGGCTTTCAATGCTGGAAAGCAAGTGATTATTACCGTCACATTCAGCGAAAACGTGACCGTCGCTGGCGCGCCGCAGCTGACCCTAAATGATGGAGCCGTAGCGAATTACACCAGCGGCAGCGGCACCAGCACGCTGACCTTCAGCTACACCGTGGCGGCCGGACAGAATACAAGCGACCTCGACTACAGTTCCACGACGGCGCTTTCCCCCAACGGCGGAGCCGTTCAAGACGCGGCCCATAACAACGCCAATCTCGCACTGGCCACTCCCGGAACCGGCACTGATTTGTTGGGTCCCAAAGACATTGATATCGACACGGTCAATCCGACAGTCACCATTGACAGCACGCCAATTTTGTCCAACACCAACACGCCGATCATCACGGGAACCGTGAATGACGCGTCGCCTTCCAGCGGCATCGCCAACGTGACGCTCTTTGTTTTTAATCACGGAAGCTCAACGCCGTTGCAAACCATTGCCGCCGTTGTTTCCGGGACCACGTGGAGTGCAACCCTCACCGCACTGGGCGACGGCACTTACGATTTGCAAGCCACGATTGCCGATAACGCCGAAAACACGGGCTCAACCGCGGTCATCGCCAATGGTTTAACCGTCGATACGAATCTGCCAACGGTCACTGCGGTCGCCACTACAGCCGCAACCAATTCGGCTTTCAATGCGGGAAAACAAGTAACTATTACCGTCACATTCAGCGAAAACGTGAATGTCACCGGCACGCCGCAGTTAACGCTGAATGACGGCGCGATCGTGAATTACGCCAGCGGCACCGGCACCAGCACGCTGACTTTCGTTTACACCGTGACTGCGGGACAGAATACCAGCGACCTCGATTATAATTCCACGGCCGCGCTTTCCCTCAATGGCGGAACCATTCAAGACTCGGCCCATAACGACGCCACGCTCACGCTGTCGACGCCGGGTACTGGAATCGATTCGTTGGGTCCGAAAGATGTCCAAATCGACACAGTCAATCCGGCGGTCACCATCAGCGGTACGCCCATTGTTACGAACCTCAGCACAGCCACGATTACAGGCACAGTGACCGATGCTTCCCCCTCGAGCGGAATCAGCGGCGTAACCGTCACCGTGAATAACCAGACGGTAAGTGCCCATGTCGTGGGCAGCACCTGGACCGCGTTCGTGCCCAAACCGGCTGATGGAACCTATGATGTTACGGCCACTGCCACCGACGATGCCGGGAACAGCGGCACAGCGACCGTCACCGGCGGCTTAATCATCGATACGGTCAACCCCACGGTCACGGTAACGGGCGTGCCGATCATCACGAACGACAACACGCCGACGATTATGGGCACGGTGACCGACGCTTCACCTTCCAGCGGCATCGCCAGCGTAACGGTGGTCGTTGGCGGCCAAACGCTGCAGGCTACCATTACGGGCAGCACCTGGTCAGCGACGCTCACCACTATCGTCGACGGCACTTATGATATTGTGGCCACCGCCGTCGATAACGCAGGCAACAGCGGGCAAACGACCGCCACGGCCGGCTTGACCGTCGATACGGTAAATCCGACGGTGACAATTACAGGCACTCCGATTGTCACGAACGACGGCACGCCAACGATTAGCGGCACGGTGAATGACGCTTCCCCCTCTAGCGGCATCGCCGGCGTAACGGTCGTCGTGGGCGGCCAAACGCTGCAGGCCACCATCACCGGCAACACCTGGTCGGTGACTGCCGCCGCGCTGACCAATGGCACTTTCGACATCACGGCCACCGCTACCGATAAGGCCGGGAACAACGGGCAGGCTGTCGCCGCTGCGGCCCTGACCGTCGATACAGCAAACCCAACGGTGACAATTACGGGCACTCCGATTGTCACCAACGACAACACGCCGATGATCACCGGCACGGTGACCGATGCATCGCCGTCCAGCGGCATCACGGATGTGACGGTCTTAGTTGCCGGCCAAACATTGCACGCCACGATAACGGGTACCACCTGGTCTGTGACTCCGGCCACGGTGGCCGACGGCAAGTACGACATCACGGCCACTGCCACAGACGCAGCAGGCAATTCCGGCCAGACCACGGCGACCGGCGGACTGACCGTCGACACCCAAGCGCCTGTCGTGACAGTTAATCCACTTACCACCGGCGATTCTACGCCGACGTTGACCGGTACGATTAGCGATCCTGCGCCCAGCAGCGGAATTCAAAACTCCGTTACGGTGGTCATTACGGGAGCGGCGGGTTCTGGCTTCTCGCCGTTGACGATTACCGGCACGGCGACCGCCACCTCGTGGACGGCAACGGTTCCTCCGGGTTCGTCGTTGCCGGTGGGCACGTATTTTGTGGTCGCTACGGTTACCGATAATGCCGGCAATCCGGGGAGCAGTTCAAGTTCTGAAACACCGAATTTAACCATCACGGTGGCAAACTCCTCACTCGCTGGCTTCGTCTATCTCGATGCGGCAAACGATGGGCAGCGAATTTTGTCTTCCGGCGCTCCCCGCGTGGGAATTGGCGATATTACGTTGACTCTGCAAATGCAGCAAACTGACGGCACGTTCCAAACAGTTGGCACGACGCTTTCCGGCGCCGACGGCTCCTATGGCTTCAGCAATTTGGCCGAGGGCACTTACCAAATTTTGGAGACGCCCCCCACGCAGTTTATTGATGGCGTGGAAACCGCCGGCAGCTTGGGGGGCACTCCCGGCACCGATAAAATCACCGGCATCAACGTGCAGGCCGATCAAAATGGCACGGAATACAATTTCAGCGAACGCGGCGTAATTATCAGCGATGTTTCCAAGCGGCTGTTCCTGGCTTCCACTCCCATTACCTCCGCGCTTGTCAACCAATTTTTTACTTCGCCGGCGATCAGCCTGAATGGCAGTGCGGGAACCAACTTTTCGACCTCGTTCACGGCCGGGGGCAGCGCGGTGCCCATTGCCAACACCACGGCGGCGACGATCACGCATTCCGATGGCGCAGGCTTAGATTTGTTGACGGTGACGATCACGAACCCGCAAGACGGCGCCAACGAAGCCCTTTCGGCCGACCCGACGGTCTTGGGCTCCAACCCTGATATTACCGCCAGCTACAATAGCGCTACCAACACGTTGACGCTTTCGGGCGCCGCATCGGCAGCCGATTATCAAGCGGTGCTGCGGACAGTGAAGTATAACGACACCTCCGCGACGCCAAGCCCGGTGGAAAGAAACATTACGTTCGTCGTTTCCGATCCGCTCAACAGCAGCAATGTTGCCACAACCTCATTAACCATCCAGCCGGCATCAAGCACGGCGGTGAGCTCGGACTTGGCATTGCCATCGTTAGCGCTGCAATCTCAGGTGACGCCGTCGTCAACCGGCGGTAGCGGCAGCACCTCCAGCGAGCAAAGCGGGGCGCTCGTTGATAGTGCTCTGGAAACAGAAGACAACTGGCTCGCTTCTTAA
- a CDS encoding BBP7 family outer membrane beta-barrel protein has protein sequence MWFRRPKFEIDQCAEISRWALTAAAMLAASITALPNSWAQTQSNPVGPAYQQLPNFNPNGNSNFAGNANATTNSSSTPSTTTQNRLPAYQQVPGSASGMPPHQQQPQRAAYPAQYYAPPAQAANRAGPYYNAPPNNRSTINNGINRASYTPNYRVAAAEQVNAAPAVSAQSMPAPGARVESMPVPHENGNFYPGGSGEYSNSGLPVPEGYGSPADWPSPGCNDCDSGCCGDYCCGQNHGCSFDFSGGYLLWWAKGDHTPPLVTTSPPGTDRTAAGVLGQDGTSILFGNTSFNNEARSGFYGTADYWLSCDRCVGIEASYLWLNQHTEGFHASSDGDPILARPFFNTTTGAQDSGLIAFPNIQTGSIDVTDVTGLQGGELLMRANWLQNCQQRIDFLVGYRFLQLRDSLRAVEADTSIDPNGIVPVGTTLDLLDNFGTLNTFNGADLGIAAQWQHCRYSLNLLMKLGLGNTQSKVAISGSTTITEPTQTPVTNSGGFLALGSNIGQFERNSFTMVPEIGATLAYDFSCHLRFTAGYTLLFWSGVARPGDQIDTNLNSALFPVPTPPTTISPPPEFRFITADYWAQGLNLGAEYRF, from the coding sequence ATGTGGTTTCGTCGGCCAAAATTTGAAATTGATCAGTGTGCTGAAATCAGCCGCTGGGCACTGACGGCTGCCGCAATGCTCGCGGCATCGATCACCGCGCTGCCAAACTCGTGGGCCCAAACGCAATCGAATCCTGTTGGCCCGGCATACCAGCAACTGCCAAACTTCAATCCCAACGGCAACTCGAATTTCGCCGGCAATGCAAACGCCACCACAAATTCCAGCAGCACGCCAAGTACGACAACCCAAAACCGACTGCCAGCCTACCAACAAGTGCCAGGCAGCGCGTCCGGAATGCCGCCGCACCAACAGCAACCGCAGCGTGCGGCTTATCCTGCACAATACTACGCACCCCCGGCTCAAGCAGCCAACCGCGCTGGGCCATACTACAACGCGCCGCCCAATAACCGCTCAACCATCAACAATGGCATTAACCGAGCCAGCTACACGCCGAATTATCGCGTGGCCGCCGCCGAGCAAGTAAACGCCGCGCCGGCTGTCTCTGCGCAATCGATGCCTGCGCCGGGTGCGCGTGTGGAATCGATGCCGGTCCCACACGAAAATGGAAACTTTTATCCGGGCGGTTCGGGCGAGTATTCAAACAGCGGCCTACCGGTGCCGGAAGGATATGGTTCGCCGGCAGATTGGCCCAGCCCAGGTTGCAACGATTGTGATTCCGGTTGTTGCGGCGATTATTGCTGCGGGCAGAATCACGGTTGCAGCTTCGATTTTAGTGGCGGGTATTTGCTGTGGTGGGCCAAAGGAGATCACACGCCGCCGCTGGTCACGACCAGTCCGCCGGGAACAGATCGCACCGCCGCCGGCGTGCTCGGCCAAGATGGCACCAGCATTTTGTTTGGCAACACCAGCTTCAACAACGAAGCGCGGTCGGGTTTCTACGGCACGGCAGATTACTGGCTTTCGTGCGATCGCTGCGTGGGAATTGAAGCTTCGTATTTGTGGCTAAACCAGCATACCGAGGGTTTTCACGCCTCCAGCGATGGCGATCCAATTTTGGCCCGTCCGTTTTTCAATACCACCACGGGCGCGCAAGATTCCGGGCTAATTGCCTTTCCTAACATTCAAACGGGGTCGATCGACGTGACCGACGTTACCGGCTTACAAGGCGGTGAGTTGCTGATGCGCGCCAATTGGCTGCAAAATTGCCAACAGCGAATTGATTTTCTGGTTGGATACCGATTTTTGCAGCTTCGCGATTCACTTCGGGCGGTTGAAGCAGATACGTCGATCGATCCCAACGGCATTGTGCCGGTGGGAACCACACTCGATCTGCTCGATAATTTCGGAACTCTAAACACCTTCAACGGCGCCGATTTGGGAATTGCCGCGCAATGGCAGCACTGCCGCTACTCCTTGAACTTGCTTATGAAGTTGGGGTTGGGCAACACGCAATCGAAAGTGGCCATCAGCGGCTCGACAACCATCACCGAACCGACCCAAACCCCTGTGACCAATTCCGGCGGCTTCCTGGCGCTGGGCTCGAACATTGGACAGTTTGAGCGCAACAGCTTTACGATGGTGCCGGAAATTGGCGCGACGCTGGCCTACGATTTCTCCTGCCACTTGCGATTCACGGCCGGCTATACGTTGCTCTTCTGGAGCGGCGTGGCGCGGCCCGGCGATCAAATCGACACCAACCTGAACTCTGCGCTGTTTCCGGTTCCGACTCCGCCGACGACGATTTCCCCGCCGCCGGAGTTCCGCTTCATCACCGCAGATTACTGGGCGCAAGGCCTCAATTTGGGCGCCGAATATCGGTTTTAA